A genome region from Yoonia vestfoldensis includes the following:
- a CDS encoding dimethylsulfonioproprionate lyase family protein produces the protein MTNTMTTIKGLPDWRYLLAEFYELYRAIPAGGSDRIRSHQRQVREAINRVIKAHAPVQLQPAAQKPVTAHLRRALDQGRSGIMASTIRALDTLSVDFSWQYGYEKVPPSLAGSYAYAEIAGPNGPVITSEIILGVVLFAPGCTYPAHAHQGITESYVCLSGAVSENHQGVYVPGSMIFNPPDHLHRITVGDREPALLAYAWLGKPADLAGQKMVFSRPRK, from the coding sequence ATGACCAACACAATGACCACGATCAAGGGCTTGCCGGATTGGCGCTATCTGCTGGCGGAATTCTACGAGCTTTACCGCGCGATCCCCGCGGGCGGCAGCGATCGCATCCGCAGCCATCAACGCCAGGTGCGCGAGGCGATCAACCGCGTGATCAAGGCACATGCGCCCGTGCAATTGCAGCCCGCCGCGCAGAAACCTGTCACCGCGCATCTGCGCCGGGCGCTGGATCAGGGGCGCTCGGGGATCATGGCCTCGACGATCCGGGCGCTTGATACGCTCAGCGTGGATTTTTCCTGGCAATATGGCTATGAAAAGGTCCCCCCGTCGCTGGCCGGTTCCTATGCTTATGCCGAAATCGCAGGGCCGAACGGGCCGGTCATCACCTCAGAGATCATCCTGGGCGTGGTGTTATTCGCGCCCGGCTGCACCTATCCAGCCCATGCGCATCAGGGGATCACCGAAAGCTATGTCTGCCTGTCGGGCGCCGTGTCCGAGAATCACCAAGGCGTCTATGTGCCCGGCTCGATGATCTTTAACCCGCCGGATCATCTGCACAGGATCACCGTGGGCGACCGTGAACCCGCATTGCTGGCCTATGCCTGGCTGGGCAAGCCCGCCGATCTGGCCGGGCAAAAGATGGTCTTTTCGCGCCCGCGCAAATAG
- the parE gene encoding DNA topoisomerase IV subunit B, with protein MADDLLSTTGPDDYNASSIEVLEGLEPVRKRPGMYIGGTDERALHHLVAEVLDNSMDEAVAGHANRIEVELHADHSVTIRDNGRGIPVDPHPKFPDKSALEVILCTLHAGGKFSGKAYQTSGGLHGVGASVVNALSDSMIVQVARNKELFEQRFSRGIPLGPIQKLGPTQNRRGTTVTFHADEQIFGSQKFKPARLYKSIQSKAYLFSGVEIRWKSEINDGETPLEATFHFPGGLADYLKETLGKSATYAERPFAGSVDFSDKFNEPGKVEWAINWTPVRDGFIQSYCNTVPTPEGGTHVAGFWNAILKGIKGYGELANNKKAGLITREDLMSGGCALVSCFIREPAFVGQTKDRLSSEIAARMTEGAVRDHFDNWLAADTKSAGAILDFLVLRAEERLRRRQEKETARKSATKKLRLPGKLTDCTSKDRRGTELFIVEGDSAGGSGKGARNRVNQALLPLKGKILNVLGAASNKLTTNQEINDLCEALGVGMGTKFNVDDLRYEKIIIMTDADVDGAHIASLLMTFFFTQMRPLIDHGHLYLACPPLYRLTQGARRIYVADDAEKERVLAKGLGGKGKIDVQRFKGLGEMDAKDLKETTMDPATRKLIRVTVHDEVPGDTADLVERLMGKKPELRFQYIQENARFVEELDL; from the coding sequence ATGGCCGACGACCTTTTGTCCACCACAGGACCCGATGATTACAATGCCAGCAGCATCGAAGTGCTGGAAGGTTTGGAACCGGTCCGCAAGCGCCCCGGCATGTATATCGGCGGCACAGATGAACGCGCTTTGCATCATCTGGTGGCCGAGGTGCTGGACAATTCCATGGACGAGGCTGTCGCAGGCCATGCCAACCGGATCGAGGTGGAATTGCACGCCGATCATTCGGTCACCATCCGCGATAACGGGCGCGGCATCCCGGTTGATCCGCATCCGAAATTCCCCGACAAATCCGCGCTAGAGGTGATCCTTTGCACGCTCCACGCGGGCGGTAAATTCTCGGGCAAGGCCTATCAGACATCGGGCGGGTTGCACGGGGTCGGCGCATCGGTGGTCAATGCGCTGTCGGATTCGATGATCGTGCAGGTCGCGCGCAACAAGGAATTGTTCGAACAGCGCTTTTCGCGCGGTATCCCCCTTGGCCCGATCCAGAAACTGGGACCCACGCAAAACCGGCGCGGCACGACCGTCACATTCCATGCAGATGAACAGATTTTCGGGTCACAGAAGTTCAAACCTGCGCGGCTTTATAAATCCATCCAGTCCAAGGCTTATCTGTTTTCCGGCGTTGAAATCCGCTGGAAATCGGAAATCAACGACGGCGAAACCCCGCTGGAGGCGACATTCCATTTTCCCGGCGGTCTGGCCGATTACCTGAAAGAAACCTTGGGCAAATCCGCGACCTATGCCGAACGGCCCTTTGCGGGCAGCGTCGATTTCAGCGACAAATTCAACGAACCCGGCAAGGTCGAATGGGCGATCAACTGGACGCCGGTGCGCGACGGGTTCATCCAATCCTATTGCAACACGGTCCCCACCCCCGAAGGCGGCACCCATGTCGCGGGCTTCTGGAACGCGATCCTCAAGGGCATCAAGGGCTATGGCGAGCTGGCCAATAACAAGAAAGCCGGGCTGATCACCCGCGAAGACCTGATGTCGGGCGGCTGCGCGCTGGTGTCCTGTTTCATCCGCGAACCGGCTTTCGTGGGCCAGACCAAGGACAGGCTGTCATCCGAAATCGCCGCCCGCATGACCGAAGGCGCCGTGCGCGACCATTTCGACAATTGGCTGGCGGCAGATACCAAATCGGCGGGCGCGATCCTTGATTTCCTGGTCCTGCGCGCCGAGGAACGCCTGCGCCGCCGTCAGGAAAAGGAGACCGCCCGCAAATCCGCGACCAAGAAACTGCGCCTGCCCGGCAAGTTGACCGATTGCACATCCAAGGACCGCAGGGGCACGGAATTGTTCATCGTCGAGGGGGATTCCGCCGGTGGCTCTGGCAAGGGCGCGCGCAACCGCGTCAATCAGGCGCTGTTGCCGCTGAAGGGCAAGATTTTGAACGTGCTGGGCGCGGCATCGAACAAGCTGACCACCAATCAGGAAATCAACGATCTGTGCGAGGCCTTGGGCGTCGGCATGGGCACCAAGTTCAACGTCGATGATCTGCGCTATGAAAAGATCATCATCATGACCGATGCCGATGTGGATGGCGCGCATATCGCCAGCCTCTTGATGACGTTCTTTTTCACCCAGATGCGCCCGCTGATCGACCACGGGCATCTCTATCTGGCCTGCCCGCCGCTCTATCGGCTGACCCAGGGCGCGCGGCGCATCTATGTGGCGGATGACGCCGAAAAAGAACGCGTGCTGGCCAAGGGTCTGGGCGGCAAAGGCAAGATCGACGTGCAACGCTTCAAGGGTCTGGGCGAAATGGACGCCAAGGACCTGAAAGAAACCACGATGGACCCCGCCACCCGCAAACTGATCCGCGTGACCGTGCATGATGAAGTGCCCGGCGACACCGCCGATCTGGTCGAGCGGCTGATGGGGAAAAAGCCAGAACTGCGGTTCCAGTACATTCAGGAAAACGCGCGGTTCGTGGAGGAGTTGGACCTGTAG
- a CDS encoding DUF1194 domain-containing protein yields the protein MRQLILALFLAGPAFAQQIETDLELVLLADASGSIDAEELLFQRQSYATAITDPAVVAAIQNTLYGSIAVTYVEWASNQATVVDWTIIADMDSATAFAGALIGPPRQASGSNAIGAALLYAMDQIEGNDIRSLRRVIDFSGDTMANTLGPAITTSRDQVVAAGITINALPILRSNDFRSNSGLVNLYEQNIIGGPNAFVMPAMDGAEFTDAIRRKLILEIAGTRPDTPLATALLQQIP from the coding sequence ATGCGCCAGCTGATCCTTGCCCTCTTCCTCGCCGGGCCTGCCTTTGCCCAGCAGATCGAGACCGACCTTGAACTGGTCCTGCTCGCCGATGCCTCGGGGTCCATCGACGCGGAAGAACTGCTGTTCCAGCGGCAATCCTATGCGACCGCGATCACCGATCCGGCGGTTGTCGCGGCGATCCAGAACACGCTTTACGGGTCCATCGCGGTCACTTATGTCGAATGGGCCAGCAATCAGGCGACGGTCGTGGACTGGACCATCATCGCCGATATGGACAGCGCCACCGCCTTTGCAGGCGCGCTGATCGGCCCGCCACGGCAGGCCAGCGGCAGCAATGCCATCGGGGCGGCGCTGCTTTACGCGATGGACCAGATCGAGGGCAATGACATCCGTTCGCTGCGCCGCGTGATCGATTTTTCGGGTGATACGATGGCCAATACGCTTGGCCCCGCGATCACCACCTCACGCGATCAGGTGGTGGCGGCGGGCATCACGATCAACGCCCTGCCGATCCTGCGCAGCAATGATTTCCGCAGCAATAGCGGGCTGGTCAATCTTTATGAACAAAACATCATCGGCGGCCCGAATGCCTTTGTCATGCCCGCGATGGATGGCGCGGAATTCACCGATGCCATCCGCCGCAAGCTGATCCTGGAAATCGCAGGCACAAGGCCCGACACGCCGCTGGCCACAGCGCTGTTGCAGCAGATCCCGTAG
- a CDS encoding c-type cytochrome has protein sequence MRIFILGAALALAACVDEQPIDGRSVYLENCAACHGVDGTGNGPMARDLGVTAPDLTQISARNGGTFPRDAVMSTIDGYQAGQHLSGAMPEFGAGDLGDTVIVENDGLGTPVPWKLLVLTDYLESLQR, from the coding sequence ATGCGGATATTCATTCTTGGCGCGGCGCTGGCGCTGGCGGCCTGCGTTGACGAGCAGCCGATCGACGGGCGCAGCGTCTATCTGGAAAATTGCGCCGCCTGCCACGGTGTCGACGGGACTGGCAACGGGCCAATGGCGCGCGATCTGGGCGTCACTGCCCCCGATCTGACGCAGATTTCGGCGCGCAATGGCGGCACTTTCCCGCGTGACGCGGTGATGAGCACGATTGACGGCTATCAGGCGGGCCAGCATCTGTCAGGGGCGATGCCCGAATTCGGTGCCGGTGATCTGGGCGATACGGTGATCGTGGAAAACGACGGGCTGGGCACGCCGGTGCCGTGGAAATTGCTGGTGCTGACGGATTATCTGGAAAGCCTGCAACGCTGA
- a CDS encoding DMT family transporter → MFHYALIMLAAGLGIPVLAALNAALGRQIGSPAMAAAVLFVVAFGVALIAALLTQPQAAARLASAPKYLFLAGTLVAFYILSITWIAPVIGLGNAVFFVLLGQLISAAAIDHFGLFAAQVTPLTGTRAAGIALMAAGVVLTQKV, encoded by the coding sequence ATGTTCCATTACGCGCTGATCATGCTGGCCGCAGGCCTTGGTATTCCGGTGCTTGCAGCCTTGAACGCGGCGTTGGGCCGGCAGATCGGGTCACCGGCGATGGCGGCGGCGGTGCTGTTCGTGGTGGCCTTTGGCGTGGCGCTGATCGCGGCCCTGCTGACCCAGCCACAGGCGGCGGCACGGCTGGCATCGGCGCCCAAATACCTGTTTCTGGCAGGCACGCTGGTCGCCTTTTACATCCTGTCGATCACATGGATCGCGCCGGTGATCGGGCTTGGCAATGCGGTGTTTTTCGTGCTGCTGGGGCAATTGATCTCGGCGGCGGCCATCGACCATTTCGGGCTGTTTGCCGCACAGGTCACCCCGCTGACCGGCACCCGTGCCGCCGGGATCGCGCTGATGGCCGCTGGCGTGGTCTTGACCCAGAAGGTCTAA
- a CDS encoding ABC transporter ATP-binding protein: MNEILSLHDLHKTYHAGKPNEVRVLQGVDLSVGAGEIVALVAPSGAGKSTLLHIAGLLDTPDSGRVSIAGVDMTRLSDRKRTGVRRGQVGFIYQFHHLLPEFSALENIVLPQLANGVSEKTAHTRAMGLLDRVGIAGRAAHRPAALSGGEQQRVAFCRALANEPALLLADEPTGNLDPETSNRVFETLIGLVRDTGLAAVIATHNLDLAARMDRQLRLQAGVLVPV; this comes from the coding sequence ATGAATGAGATCCTGTCGCTGCATGATCTGCACAAGACCTATCACGCGGGCAAACCCAACGAGGTGCGCGTGCTGCAAGGCGTGGATCTGAGCGTCGGCGCAGGCGAGATCGTGGCGCTTGTCGCGCCATCGGGGGCGGGCAAATCGACCTTGCTGCATATCGCGGGGCTGCTGGATACGCCCGACAGCGGTCGGGTCAGCATCGCGGGCGTGGATATGACGCGGCTATCGGATCGCAAACGCACCGGCGTGCGGCGGGGGCAGGTCGGGTTCATCTACCAGTTCCACCATCTGCTGCCGGAATTTTCGGCGCTGGAAAACATCGTGCTGCCGCAGCTGGCCAATGGTGTCAGCGAAAAAACCGCCCATACCCGCGCAATGGGGCTGCTGGACCGCGTCGGCATCGCGGGACGGGCCGCGCACCGGCCTGCGGCGCTGTCGGGGGGCGAACAGCAGCGCGTCGCCTTTTGCCGGGCACTGGCGAACGAGCCTGCATTATTGCTGGCGGATGAACCAACCGGCAATCTGGACCCCGAGACATCCAACCGCGTGTTCGAGACCCTGATCGGGCTGGTGCGCGATACCGGGCTGGCGGCGGTGATTGCGACGCATAACCTTGATCTGGCCGCGCGGATGGATCGGCAGCTGCGGCTGCAAGCGGGCGTTCTGGTGCCGGTTTAG
- a CDS encoding ABC transporter permease — protein MNTPRPFAKFEWMIAWRYIRAKRAEGGVSVMTWISLIGVTLAVFALIATLAVRSGFRAEFIDTIVGANAHVTVVRPRDVIADYAEMAERIMQVPGVASVAPLVRGQAMAGAFGQIALADIYGIHLDDLKASEAIVDSERTIGDIDDLPNGIALGSALAANLGLGLGDRIEITTRSGAATPMGQSTRRNAYEVVYIFSTGRYQIDEVRAYLPFDVAQSIFNRDSVADELDVRLDDINQSEALKQDIANAAGPNVWAYSWQDRVGRFLRALTIEDNVMFIILSILVLVASMNIISGLIMLVKNKGRDVGILRTMGLTEGSILRIFFICGAGIGTIGTALGVILGCLFAIYIDQIFSLVNYVAGGGVWDPSIRGIYNVPAELHLSDVLKAVSLSLGLSWIITIFPARRAARMNPVEALRYE, from the coding sequence ATGAATACACCGCGCCCTTTTGCCAAATTCGAATGGATGATCGCCTGGCGCTATATCCGCGCCAAACGCGCCGAGGGTGGCGTCAGCGTCATGACATGGATCAGCCTGATCGGTGTCACGCTGGCCGTCTTCGCGCTGATTGCGACGCTGGCCGTGCGGTCGGGCTTTCGCGCTGAATTCATCGATACGATTGTGGGGGCCAATGCCCATGTCACCGTGGTGCGCCCGCGTGACGTGATCGCGGATTACGCCGAAATGGCCGAGCGGATCATGCAAGTGCCCGGTGTGGCCAGTGTCGCGCCCTTGGTGCGCGGGCAGGCGATGGCGGGGGCTTTCGGGCAGATCGCGCTTGCCGATATCTATGGCATCCATCTGGATGACCTTAAGGCCTCCGAGGCTATCGTGGATAGCGAACGCACCATCGGCGATATCGACGACCTGCCGAACGGGATAGCCCTTGGCTCTGCCTTGGCGGCGAACCTCGGGCTTGGGCTTGGCGACCGGATCGAGATCACCACACGGTCCGGCGCGGCCACGCCGATGGGTCAATCGACACGGCGCAATGCCTATGAGGTGGTCTATATCTTTTCCACCGGCCGCTATCAGATCGACGAGGTGCGCGCCTATCTGCCCTTTGATGTGGCGCAAAGCATCTTTAACCGCGATTCTGTGGCGGATGAGCTGGATGTGCGGCTGGACGACATCAACCAATCCGAGGCTTTGAAACAGGATATCGCCAATGCCGCAGGCCCCAATGTCTGGGCCTATAGCTGGCAGGACCGCGTGGGCCGGTTCCTGCGCGCGCTGACGATTGAAGATAATGTGATGTTCATCATCCTGTCCATTCTGGTGCTGGTGGCCTCGATGAATATCATCAGCGGGCTGATCATGCTGGTCAAAAACAAGGGCCGCGATGTGGGCATCCTGCGCACGATGGGGCTGACCGAAGGGTCGATCCTGCGGATTTTCTTTATCTGCGGGGCCGGGATCGGCACGATCGGGACGGCGCTGGGCGTGATCCTGGGCTGTCTCTTCGCGATCTATATCGACCAGATTTTCAGCCTGGTGAATTATGTCGCGGGCGGCGGTGTCTGGGATCCGTCGATCCGGGGGATCTATAACGTGCCTGCCGAATTGCATCTGTCCGATGTGCTGAAGGCCGTATCGCTGTCGCTGGGCCTGTCCTGGATCATCACGATCTTTCCCGCCCGCCGCGCCGCGCGCATGAATCCGGTCGAGGCGCTGCGCTATGAATGA
- the proS gene encoding proline--tRNA ligase — MRLSRYFLPVLKETPREAQIVSHRYMLQAGMIKQASAGIYSWLPLGFKVLRKIENIVHQEQERAGHIAIQMPTIQSADLWRESGRYDAYGEEMLRIKDRGGRDMLFTPTAEELVTDIFRAHVTSYKDLPLTLYQIQWKFRDEVRPRFGVMRGREFYMKDGYNFDLTKEDALHAYNRHLVSYLRTYERMGLQAIPMRADSGPIGGDDTHEFLVLADTGESEVFYDSQITDLKFGDRQIDYNDHAACAAVLDEFTSRYARTDETHDEALFNQIPQDRRRTARGIEVGQIFYFGTKYSEAMGAMVDDGKGGKVPVHMGSHGIGVSRLLGAIIEASHDDKGIIWPEGVTPFHCGIVNLKQGDAEADAACQALYDSLTALGLEPLYDDRDERAGAKFGTMDMIGLPWRITVGPRGLKNGVVELTCRRTGESEELPPVDAVAKIAKIYDGIA, encoded by the coding sequence ATGCGCCTCAGCCGATATTTCCTGCCCGTCCTGAAAGAAACCCCGCGCGAGGCGCAGATCGTGTCGCATCGCTATATGTTGCAGGCCGGGATGATCAAACAGGCCAGCGCGGGGATTTATTCCTGGCTGCCCTTGGGGTTCAAGGTGCTGCGCAAGATCGAAAATATCGTGCATCAGGAACAGGAACGCGCGGGCCATATCGCGATCCAGATGCCGACGATCCAATCGGCGGACCTTTGGCGTGAAAGCGGGCGCTATGATGCTTATGGCGAAGAAATGCTGCGTATCAAGGACCGTGGCGGGCGTGACATGCTGTTCACCCCCACGGCCGAGGAATTGGTCACCGACATCTTCCGCGCCCATGTGACCAGCTACAAGGATCTGCCGCTGACGCTTTATCAGATCCAGTGGAAATTCCGTGACGAGGTCCGCCCCCGTTTCGGCGTCATGCGGGGCCGCGAATTCTATATGAAGGACGGCTATAATTTCGATCTGACCAAAGAAGACGCGCTGCACGCCTATAACCGCCATCTGGTCAGCTATCTGCGCACCTATGAACGCATGGGGTTGCAAGCGATCCCGATGCGCGCGGATTCTGGCCCCATCGGCGGCGATGACACGCATGAATTCCTTGTGCTGGCCGACACCGGCGAATCGGAAGTGTTCTATGACAGCCAGATCACCGATCTGAAATTCGGGGACCGGCAGATCGATTACAATGATCACGCCGCCTGTGCCGCTGTGCTGGATGAATTCACCAGCCGCTATGCGCGCACCGATGAAACCCATGACGAGGCGCTGTTCAACCAGATCCCTCAGGACCGCCGCCGCACTGCGCGCGGCATCGAAGTGGGCCAGATTTTCTATTTCGGCACCAAATATTCCGAGGCGATGGGCGCCATGGTCGATGACGGCAAGGGTGGCAAAGTGCCGGTCCATATGGGCAGCCACGGGATCGGCGTGTCGCGTCTGCTGGGCGCGATCATCGAGGCCAGCCACGACGACAAGGGCATCATCTGGCCCGAAGGCGTGACGCCGTTCCATTGCGGGATCGTCAACCTCAAGCAAGGCGACGCAGAGGCGGATGCCGCCTGCCAGGCGCTTTACGACAGCCTGACCGCGCTGGGGCTGGAACCGCTTTATGATGACCGCGACGAACGGGCGGGGGCCAAATTCGGCACGATGGATATGATCGGCCTGCCTTGGCGGATCACCGTTGGCCCGCGCGGGCTGAAAAACGGCGTGGTCGAACTGACCTGCCGGCGCACGGGCGAAAGCGAGGAATTGCCGCCCGTGGATGCGGTGGCCAAGATCGCCAAGATCTATGACGGGATCGCATGA
- a CDS encoding AI-2E family transporter: protein MALPIKDQIKYWGIATALFLAVLWVLGDVILPFVLGGAIAYLLDPVADRLQRAGLSRALAVSIITLAAAMVFILLILLVIPTLVKQTTALIDTAPALFERLQAGLTARFPELIEPESTIRQQLQAIGETIQARGGELINSLLSSAMGLINILVLLVIVPVVAFYLLLDWDKMIAKIDGLLPRDHVATVRHLGSEIDRTLASFIRGQLTVCLILGSYYALFLMLAGLNFGLIVGFIAGLITFIPYVGALVGGALALGLALFQFWGSVEIADGETVTYATNWLRIGIIAVIFGVGQFLEGNILTPKLVGSSVGLHPVWLIFALSVFGSLFGFVGMLVAVPVAAVIGVLTRYALGKYRDSLLYQGQSKAP from the coding sequence ATGGCCCTGCCCATCAAGGACCAGATCAAATATTGGGGCATCGCCACGGCGCTGTTTCTGGCCGTGCTTTGGGTCTTGGGCGATGTGATCCTGCCTTTCGTGCTGGGCGGGGCGATCGCCTATCTGCTGGACCCTGTCGCCGACAGGTTGCAGCGCGCGGGCCTAAGCCGGGCGCTTGCGGTCAGTATCATCACCCTGGCCGCCGCTATGGTGTTCATCCTGCTGATCCTGCTGGTGATCCCGACGCTGGTCAAACAAACCACCGCGCTGATCGATACCGCCCCTGCCCTGTTTGAACGGCTTCAGGCCGGATTGACCGCGCGTTTTCCCGAATTGATCGAACCGGAAAGCACGATCCGTCAGCAATTGCAGGCTATCGGAGAAACGATCCAGGCCCGCGGCGGTGAATTGATCAACAGCCTGCTCAGCTCGGCCATGGGGCTGATCAATATCCTTGTGCTGCTGGTGATCGTACCGGTTGTCGCCTTTTATCTGCTGCTGGATTGGGACAAGATGATCGCCAAGATCGACGGGCTGCTGCCGCGCGATCATGTCGCGACTGTCCGTCACCTTGGCAGCGAAATCGACCGCACGCTGGCGTCTTTCATCCGTGGGCAATTGACGGTCTGCCTGATCCTTGGCAGCTATTACGCGCTTTTCCTGATGCTGGCGGGGCTGAATTTCGGGCTGATCGTCGGGTTTATCGCGGGGCTGATCACCTTCATCCCCTATGTGGGCGCCTTGGTCGGCGGGGCTTTGGCGCTGGGATTGGCTTTGTTCCAGTTCTGGGGCTCGGTCGAGATCGCGGATGGGGAAACCGTGACCTATGCGACCAATTGGCTGCGGATCGGGATCATCGCCGTGATCTTCGGGGTGGGCCAGTTCCTCGAAGGTAATATCCTGACGCCCAAATTGGTTGGGTCTTCGGTGGGGCTGCATCCGGTCTGGCTGATCTTTGCACTATCGGTTTTCGGGTCGCTGTTCGGCTTTGTCGGCATGTTGGTTGCCGTGCCGGTCGCCGCCGTGATCGGCGTGCTGACCCGCTACGCGTTGGGCAAATACCGCGACAGCCTGCTGTATCAAGGGCAGTCCAAGGCCCCATGA
- a CDS encoding DnaA ATPase domain-containing protein, translating into MMAQQLSFDWPNGVALGPDDFFVSTANATAFGMVTDPDRWPLRKLVVAGPMGCGKSHLARIFAGGQRTQIIAAADLTADFQPTAAALVVEDMDRLPQTAQEAMFHLHNHLQHSGGLLLMTARQTPGHWPLTLPDLASRMQGSAVAQVADPDDALLQAVMMKLFADRQLLPPPDLAAYLAPRIERSFAAAAAIVAALDSAALASGHKINHRLAARLLDKPD; encoded by the coding sequence ATGATGGCACAACAGCTGAGTTTCGACTGGCCCAACGGGGTGGCGCTGGGGCCGGATGATTTTTTCGTCTCGACCGCGAATGCGACCGCCTTTGGCATGGTGACCGATCCGGACCGCTGGCCACTGCGCAAGCTGGTTGTCGCGGGGCCGATGGGCTGCGGCAAAAGCCATCTGGCGCGGATTTTCGCAGGGGGGCAGCGCACGCAGATCATCGCGGCCGCCGATCTGACCGCCGATTTCCAACCCACAGCCGCGGCCTTGGTGGTCGAGGATATGGACCGCCTGCCTCAGACCGCCCAAGAGGCGATGTTCCATCTGCACAACCACCTGCAACACAGCGGCGGGCTGTTGCTGATGACCGCGCGCCAGACGCCGGGGCATTGGCCGCTGACCCTGCCCGATCTGGCCAGCCGGATGCAGGGCAGCGCCGTGGCACAGGTCGCCGATCCCGATGACGCGCTGTTGCAGGCGGTGATGATGAAGCTTTTCGCCGACCGCCAATTGCTGCCGCCCCCCGATCTGGCCGCCTATCTGGCGCCCCGGATCGAGCGGTCCTTTGCCGCCGCCGCCGCCATCGTGGCCGCATTGGACAGCGCCGCCTTGGCAAGCGGCCACAAGATCAACCACAGGTTGGCTGCACGGCTGCTGGACAAGCCCGACTAG